A region from the Benincasa hispida cultivar B227 chromosome 8, ASM972705v1, whole genome shotgun sequence genome encodes:
- the LOC120083687 gene encoding glutamate--tRNA ligase, cytoplasmic-like: MDIKVLSFPGDTAPFSVIVAAKLSGITFSEDSSLASGSAPTFLFTNGSKLHGTFVLLRYIGRVSNIPNFYGQNAYESSQIDEWLEYAPILSSGSAFESACSYVDKYLERRTFLVSHSLSLADVAIWSGLAGTGQRWESLRKSTKYLNLQRWFNSLIVEYRDNLDDVLTTYVGKRGGKASGAKLKDPQGLIQKPNGVNQDASDKGKVGSKSTFEVDLPNVEIGKVRLRFAPEPSGYLHIGHSKAALLNQYFAQRYDGEVIIRFDDTNPAKESNEFVENLLKDIETLGIKYETVTYTSDYFPQLMEMAENLIRQGKAYIDDTPREQMQKERMEGIESKNRSNSPEENLRLWKEMVLGTEQGLLCCLRGKLDMQDPNKSLRDPVYYRCNPIPHHRIGSKYKIYPTYDFACPFVDSIEGITHALRSSEYHDRNAQYYRIQKDMGLRKVHIYEFSRLNMVYTLLSKRKLLWFVQNGKVDGWDDPRFPTVQGIVRRGLKVEALIQFILEQGASKNLNLMEWDKLWTINKKIIDPVCPRHTAVIEERRVLLTLDNGPDVPFVRVIPKHKKYEGAGEKSTTFTKKIWIDQVDAQCIKMDEEITLMDWGNAIVKGIEKDQDGFVTQLSGILHLEGSVKTTKLKVTWLPDINELVTLSLMEFDYLIAKKKLEEGEDFLDVLNPCTKKETIAVGDSNMRNIKRGDILQLERKGYFRCDVPYVRPSKPIVLFAIPDGRQQSSLK; this comes from the exons GTCGAAGTTGCATGGAACGTTTGTACTTCTACGTTATATTGGTCGAGTCAGCAACATTCCTAATTTCTATGGACAGAATGCATATGAGTCCAGTCAG ATTGATGAATGGCTAGAATATGCTCCTATCCTTTCGTCCGGTTCTGCATTTGAGAGCGCATGCAGTTATGTTGACAAGTACTTGGAAAGACGCACATTTCTCGTTAGCCATTCTTTGTCACTTGCAGATGTAGCTATTTGGTCTGGTTTAGCAg GAACTGGGCAACGGTGGGAAAGCTTGAGAAAGTCAACGAAGTACCTAAATCTTCAACGATGGTTTAATTCACTCATAGTTGAATATCGTGATAACTTGGATGATGTCTTAACTACATATGTTGGCAAACGAGGCGGAAAGGCCTCAGGAGCTAAATTGAAGGATCCACAGGGTCTGATTCAAAAGCCAAATGGTGTCAACCAAGACGCATCTGATAAGGGGAAAGTGGGAAGCAAATCTACCTTTGAAGTTGATCTTCCAAATGTAGAGATTGGGAAGGTGCGTTTGCGTTTTGCACCTGAGCCTAGTGGATATCTTCACATTGGGCACTCAAAAGCAGCATTGTTGAATCAGTATTTTGCCCAGAGGTACGATGGTGAAGTAATCATCAGGTTTGATGATACAAATCCTGCTAAAGAAAGCAATGAGTTTGTTGAAAATCTTTTGAAAGACATCGAGACGTTGGGTATAAAGTACGAAACTGTCACATATACTTCAGATTACTTCCCTCAATTAATGGAAATGGCTGAAAACTTAATTCGTCAGGGTAAAGCATATATTGATGATACTCCACGTGAGCAGATGCAAAAAGAACGAATGGAAGGCATTGAATCAAAAAATAGAAGTAATAGTCCTGAAGAGAATCTAAGATTATGGAAGGAGATGGTATTAGGAACTGAGCAGGGTTTACTTTGTTGTCTTCGTGGAAAACTTGATATGCAAGACCCTAATAAATCTCTTCGAGATCCAGTGTATTACCGTTGTAATCCAATTCCCCACCATCGGATTGGTTCCAAGTATAAGATATACCCAACTTATGATTTTGCCTGTCCGTTTGTTGATTCTATTGAAGGCATTACCCATGCACTTCGGTCTAGCGAATACCATGACCGTAATGCCCAGTACTACCGAATCCAGAAAGATATGGGTCTAAGAAAGGTTCATATATATGAATTTAGCCGGTTGAACATGGTGTATACTCTTCTCAGCAAGCGTAAGCTTTTGTGGTTTGTTCAAAATGGGAAGGTTGATGGGTGGGATGATCCTCGTTTTCCAACAGTTCAGGGGATTGTTCGAAGAGGTTTAAAAGTTGAAGCTTTAATTCAATTTATCCTTGAACAG ggcGCATCAAAAAATCTCAACCTCATGGAATGGGATAAACTATGGACCATTAATAAAAAGATCATTGATCCTGTGTGTCCAAGACATACTGCTGTAATAGAAGAACGACGTGTGTTATTGACCCTTGATAATGGTCCAGACGTACCATTTGTCCGTGTAATACCAAAGCATAAAAAATATGAAGGTGCTGGTGAAAAATCTACCACTTTCACAAAGAAGATATGGATTGATCAAGTGGATGCACAATGTATCAAGATGGATGAAGAAATCACCTTAATGGACTGGGGCAACGCAATAGTGAAAGGCATCGAGAAGGATCAAGATGGATTTGTCACACAGTTGTCAGGAATTTTGCATCTCGAAGGTTCTGTGAAGACCACAAAGTTGAAGGTCACTTGGCTACCTGATATAAACGAACTAGTCACTCTCTCACTTATGGAGTTTGATTATTTAATCGCAAAAAAGAAG CTAGAAGAAGGAGAGGATTTTCTTGATGTATTAAATCCATGCACAAAAAAGGAGACTATTGCTGTTGGGGATTCAAACATGCGGAATATAAAGCGCGGAGACATATTGCAGTTAGAGAGAAAGGGGTATTTCCGATGCGATGTCCCATATGTTAGGCCATCGAAACCGATCGTCCTATTTGCAATCCCAGATGGCAGGCAACAATCTTCTTTGAAGTAA